A region of Candidatus Omnitrophota bacterium DNA encodes the following proteins:
- a CDS encoding IGHMBP2 family helicase codes for MSLSEKIHAHFDTFRRLLELERDEEIRMVQEEMSGMSATQRESRGHALARMRFVSEDTGLGGMRVLRFSKADPNQSLPQTTIRTGDWVMI; via the coding sequence TTGAGTCTATCCGAAAAAATCCACGCGCATTTTGACACCTTCCGCCGTCTCCTGGAACTGGAGCGCGACGAAGAGATTCGTATGGTCCAAGAGGAAATGAGCGGCATGTCCGCCACCCAACGCGAGTCGCGCGGTCATGCTCTGGCGCGCATGCGTTTTGTGTCCGAGGATACAGGACTGGGAGGGATGCGCGTCCTGCGCTTTTCCAAGGCCGATCCCAATCAATCTCTGCCTCAAACGACGATCCGTACCGGCGATTGGGTGATGATCT